One Ananas comosus cultivar F153 unplaced genomic scaffold, ASM154086v1, whole genome shotgun sequence genomic window, cctatatTCATCTTCAATTGCTCAAAGGGCTTTtcttcttgtttctttttctgGAATCTGGAATCTGGAAACCAATTGTAAACTGTTGCAATTTAGgtctttaaaatataataataccgATCACAAAATTGTAATCTGATAACCGATCACAAATTAAGCTAGCTAGCTGTACATAGATCTTCTGACAGACAGACACGAATTTCTTGCCAAGGAATAAAGAAACTCTTCCTTTATAAATGAAAACCCCTAATTGCAGGGAGGAAAGAAATTACAATATCCCCGGCCGTCGCCCACCACCAGCAGCTTCacaaaatgaaagaaagaaagaaagaaagaaagaaactacTAATCCACAACCTACAtcgataaaataataataataatgataatgataaaaGTAGCAGCGGCAAAAATTTTTGTAACGACGAGGAGGGGGAGGGAACTAGTACGCCTGTACAGAAaccagaaacaaaaaaagaaaaaaagatatcgCAACGCGGACGCCCTCGCTCCACGTGGACTCAGTCTGCGTATCTATCTACAGATCAGTGAGAGTGAAGAGCGAGAGTGATGCGGAGATCGATGGAAGAGCGAGAACTGCATGCATTGCAGAGAGCATCTTCCATCTTCATtattggtggtggtggtggtggcggtgctggtgctggtgctggtgctggtgctggtgctggtggCTGGGGGCCTCGGCGAGCAGGTCGCGGAGGGCGCGCGCGGAGTCGTCGGGGTTGCGGTCGGCGACGAAGGGGTGTGCGAGGAGGTCGGCGACGGAGGCGCGGCGCTTGGAGTCCTTCTGCAGGCAGGCGGCGACGAAGCTGCGCAAGTGCGGGGGCTGCTCGCCGAAGCAGATGGCGCACATGAGGGCGGCCCAGTCGGGCCTCTGGCCGGCCGGCAGCAGCGGGAAGTAGCCGAGGCGGAGCTCGAGGACGGCGAGGCCGAGGCTCCAGACGTCGGCGGCGTAGGGGTCGTAGTCGCCGCCGTAGGTGTCCGGGTCGAAGCGCTCGGGGCTCATGTAGGCGGTGGTGCCCACGTAGGTGGCGCAGGGGTCGAGGCAGCGGCGCAGGATCTTGCCCACGCCGAAGTCGGCGATCTTGATGAGGCCGCGCGAGCTGGCCAGCAGGTTGGCGGGCTTGATGTCGCGGTGGACGATCTTGAGCGAGTGCAGGTACGACAGCCCCCGCAGCGCCTgcgccgccacctccgccaGCGCCGCCTCCGGGAAGGGCCGGCTGCCGCGCCCGCGGAGCACCGAGTCGAGGGAGCCGCCGTCCATCAGCTCCAGCAGCACCAGCTTCGCGTCCGACGGCGTCGAGAACACGGCGTGGCACCGCACCACGCTCGGCGAGTCCGTGCGCCGCAGGATCTCCACCTCCCGCGCCGCCCCCCGGGCCGCCGAGTCGGCGGCGCTCAGCGTCTTGAGGGCGTAGAGCGCGCCGGTCGGGCGGTGGCGCACCTTGTAGACCGTGCCCCCGTTGCCGTTCCCCAGCACGCCCAGCCGCTCCAGGTCGCACAGCCGGAACTCGCCGAATTCCGAGCATCCGGAcgtcgacggcgacggcgactcAGGCCGAGTCCGAGGCCGAGCCTGAGCCTGCACCTGAGCCTGAGCCTGCGCCTGCGCCGGAGCCTGAAACCGGACGCGGCACTCGGCGGCGGCCCCCGCAGATGGGAGGTCGATGGTGAGGTGGGGCCTTCGACCTCGGACCAGGGCCATatatgctcttcttcttcttcttcttcttcttcttgggcTTCGCTTTGCTTCGATCCGACC contains:
- the LOC109704939 gene encoding mitogen-activated protein kinase kinase 9-like, which produces MALVRGRRPHLTIDLPSAGAAAECRVRFQAPAQAQAQAQVQAQARPRTRPESPSPSTSGCSEFGEFRLCDLERLGVLGNGNGGTVYKVRHRPTGALYALKTLSAADSAARGAAREVEILRRTDSPSVVRCHAVFSTPSDAKLVLLELMDGGSLDSVLRGRGSRPFPEAALAEVAAQALRGLSYLHSLKIVHRDIKPANLLASSRGLIKIADFGVGKILRRCLDPCATYVGTTAYMSPERFDPDTYGGDYDPYAADVWSLGLAVLELRLGYFPLLPAGQRPDWAALMCAICFGEQPPHLRSFVAACLQKDSKRRASVADLLAHPFVADRNPDDSARALRDLLAEAPSHQHQHQHQHQHQHRHHHHHQ